A genomic stretch from Desulfotignum balticum DSM 7044 includes:
- a CDS encoding lytic transglycosylase domain-containing protein, which translates to MRYFSAICLIWILLGMGGMVPDSFSLETQEMDADVEPIPSLIQSIRFPDSLEFCGIPIPMEDPMVKAAMEKEMLLILWNRPQVILWMKRAAQLFPHIQKILAEEQMPDDLKYVPVIESALRPHARSFAHAVGYWQFLKSTGLKYGLKINDQVDERRNIFKSTRAACVYLKKLTTEFGSVFLALAAYNMGEHGLAVEIDAQQTHNYFDLYLPLETQQYLFKIIAAKLILDQPEKYGFHLNPDDLYPPLDLAALDVTLQKEVPILIIARAADISYKTFKELNPDIRGYYLSPGSIVIQVPADSAPGFHTRFAELIAKWQKTSPVRIHVVKPGESLIGIAQANQMSLAELLRLNKMSYKKVIHPGDRLKVR; encoded by the coding sequence ATGCGATATTTTTCAGCCATCTGTCTGATCTGGATTCTTTTGGGGATGGGAGGTATGGTCCCGGATTCATTTTCCTTAGAGACTCAGGAGATGGATGCCGATGTGGAACCGATTCCTTCTTTGATCCAGAGTATCCGGTTCCCGGATTCACTTGAATTTTGCGGTATACCCATTCCCATGGAAGATCCCATGGTGAAAGCGGCCATGGAAAAAGAAATGCTCTTGATTTTGTGGAACCGTCCCCAGGTGATTTTGTGGATGAAACGGGCGGCTCAGCTTTTTCCCCATATCCAGAAGATTCTGGCCGAAGAACAGATGCCCGACGATCTGAAATATGTACCGGTCATTGAAAGCGCGCTCAGACCCCATGCCAGATCCTTTGCCCATGCCGTGGGATACTGGCAGTTTCTCAAGTCCACCGGCCTGAAATATGGCCTGAAAATTAACGATCAGGTGGATGAACGGCGAAATATCTTTAAATCCACCCGGGCGGCCTGTGTGTATCTGAAAAAACTGACAACGGAATTTGGATCCGTTTTTCTGGCCCTGGCCGCCTATAATATGGGCGAACATGGCCTGGCAGTGGAAATCGATGCCCAGCAGACCCACAACTATTTTGACTTGTACCTGCCCCTTGAAACCCAGCAGTATCTGTTTAAAATCATTGCAGCCAAACTGATCCTGGATCAACCGGAAAAATATGGGTTTCATCTGAATCCTGACGACCTGTACCCTCCGCTGGATCTGGCTGCCCTGGATGTCACGCTGCAAAAAGAGGTGCCCATACTGATCATTGCCAGAGCAGCGGATATTTCGTATAAAACCTTTAAAGAACTGAATCCGGATATCCGGGGATATTATCTGTCACCGGGTTCGATTGTAATCCAGGTGCCGGCGGACAGCGCACCCGGTTTTCACACCCGGTTTGCCGAACTTATCGCAAAGTGGCAGAAAACCTCACCTGTCCGGATCCACGTGGTCAAACCCGGGGAAAGTCTGATAGGTATCGCCCAAGCCAATCAGATGTCGCTGGCGGAATTGCTGCGGTTGAACAAAATGTCCTACAAAAAAGTGATCCATCCGGGGGACCGGTTGAAAGTCAGATAA